A region of Benincasa hispida cultivar B227 unplaced genomic scaffold, ASM972705v1 Contig159, whole genome shotgun sequence DNA encodes the following proteins:
- the LOC120068943 gene encoding proteasome subunit beta type-7-A has protein sequence MSSSAIDVPPKGGFSFDLCRRNDMLAKKGLKSPSYLKTGTTIVGLIFEDGVILGADTRATEGPIVADKNCEKIHYMAPNIYCCGAGTAADTEAVTDMVSSQLQLHRYHTGRESRVVTALTLLKKHLFGYQGYVSAALVLGGVDVTGPHLHTIYPHGSTDTLPFATMGSGSLAAMSVFESKYKEGLTRDEGIRLVTEAICSGIFNDLGSGSNVDVCVITKGQKDYLRNHLLPNPRTYVSSKGYSFPKKTEVLLTKIMPLKEKVEIIEGGDAMEE, from the exons ATGTCTAGCTCTGCAATTGATGTTCCTCCCAAGGGTGGGTTTAGTTTTGATCTCTGCAGAAGAAATGATATGCTTGCAAAGAAAGGTCTTAAATCTCCGTCTTACCTTAAGACTGGAACTACCATTGTGGGTTTAATCTTCGAG GATGGTGTTATTCTTGGGGCAGATACACGTGCTACTGAAGGCCCTATTGTTGCTGACAAAAACTGTGAGAAAATTCATTACATGGCACCAAACATATATTGTTGTGGAGCCGGAACTGCTGCTGATACAGAGGCAGTAACAG ACATGGTTAGCTCCCAATTGCAATTGCATCGCTACCACACTGGTCGAGAATCAAGGGTTGTTACTGCACTGACCCTTCTCAAGAAACACCTTTTTGG TTATCAAGGCTATGTTTCAGCCGCTTTGGTGCTTGGTGGGGTTGATGTTACTGGACCTCATTTACATACT ATCTATCCTCATGGATCCACTGACACCTTGCCATTTGCTACAATGGGATCGGGTTCTCTAGCTGCAATGTCTGTATTCGAATCAAAGTACAAAGAAGGCCTGACT AGGGATGAAGGGATTCGACTTGTAACTGAGGCGATATGTTCTGGGATATTTAATGATTTGGGGAGTGGAAGTAACGTTGATGTTTGTGTTATCACGAAG GGCCAAAAGGACTATCTAAGAAATCACCTCTTGCCGAATCCTCGAACATACGTTAGTTCGAAAGGTTATTCGTTCCCCAAGAAAACGG AGGTTCTGCTGACAAAGATTATGCCATTGAAAGAAAAGGTGGAGATAATCGAAGGAGGCGATGCTATGGAGGAGTGA
- the LOC120068969 gene encoding mitotic spindle checkpoint protein MAD1 isoform X2, producing MQISSELEVKLQNESNLRMKAESSIALSEEKARLLEDKLNHLSESIEREKKRLHTELAQLKGESKLSVSRINADLEKMVCRASNAEKESELLKEQLEDLKKQLNECLCQKTELEKKLTSFTVNEGTGKESNILIKHLQEELRNYESEVREARKLKSSLGDIGLLKEKLLEEKARRERAESELSKLEDIQLSVKNLEDELTRRELLIKDIPGITTYEDIPIKISSLQKEVLDNMIKMGEVNARLKQLEVALDAAQIDKRKAESEATLVKEKIDALKLEVKQNELLLSVATEERDKLRCLVNELKSLKNDDAEAKATSETLSQELDSTLAKKDWYIKELETNLHEQKEVNSRQHDELKLLNERSNNEAKKIKSLERDCDRLRSEISLLESKLGHGDFSSTNTKVLRMVNTLAVDNEAKQTIEALKSELQKTKEKLQAVEELKTPSGDAGKLVDSYISGKILQLKEQIATLEKREERYKTVFADRISVFRRACCELFGYKIVMDEHQRADGIPVTRFILQSIYAQSDDEKLQFEYESGNTNILANNYTSQPELSRQVEIFIRKMNSIPAFTANLTVESFNRRTLS from the exons GTAAAGTTGcaaaatgaatcaaatcttCGGATGAAAGCTGAGTCTTCAATTGCATTGTCAGAAGAGAAAGCTAGACTCTTAGAAGATAAATTAAACCATCTTTCTGAAAGcatagaaagagaaaagaagcgTCTTCATACTGAGCTTGCACAATTAAAAGGAGAATCAAAACTTTCTGTTTCAAGGATAAACGCAGAT ctgGAAAAGATGGTTTGCAGAGCTAGTAATGCTGAGAAGGAATCTGAGCTACTAAAAGAGCAGTTGGAAGACTTGAAGAAACAACTCAATGAG TGTTTATGCCAGAAGACTGAACTAGAGAAGAAATTAACTTCTTTCACAGTCAACGAAGGTACTGGCAAGGAAAGCAATATTTTGATTAAGCATCTGCAAGAAGAGCTCAGGAACTAT GAATCTGAAGTGAGAGAAGCTAGGAAGTTGAAATCATCACTTGGTGATATTGGATTATTGAAGGAGAAGCTATTAGAAGAAAAGGCCAGAAGGGAGAGAGCAGAATCAGAGTTGTCTAAATTAGAAGACATTCAATTAAGTGTAAAGAATCTAGAGGATGAATTGACACGCAGAGAATTGTTGATTAAGGACATTCCTGGCATTACAACTTACGAAGATATACCAATTAAGATTTCTTCTCTCCAAAA GGAGGTACTTGATAACATGATAAAGATGGGTGAGGTGAATGCTCGCTTGAAACAATTGGAAGTAGCACTGGATGCAGCTCAAATTGATAAACGAAAGGCAGAAAGTGAGGCTACACTTGTAAAGGAAAAGATTGACGCATTAAAGTTGGAAGTTAAGCAGAATGAATTGCTT ctTTCTGTGGCTACTGAAGAGAGGGATAAATTGAGATGTCTTGTAAATGAGTTGAAGAGCCTTAAAAATGATGATGCAGAGGCTAAGGCAACAAGTGAAACTCTTTCTCAG GAACTAGACTCGACCCTTGCAAAGAAAGATTGGTACATTAAAGAATTAGAAACGAATTTACATGAGCAGAAAGAGGTTAATAGCCGTCAACACGATGAGCTAAAGTTGTTGAATGAGAGATCAAATAATGaagcaaaaaaaataaagtcGTTGGAGAGGGATTGTGATCGGCTTCGTTCTGAAATTTCTCTGTTGGAGTCAAAG ttAGGACATGGTGATTTTTCCTCAACAAATACAAAGGTTCTACGAATGGTGAATACCCTTGCTGTCGATAATGAGGCAAAACAGACTATAGAGGCCTTAAAATCTGAATTGCAGAAGACGAAGGAGAAGTTACAAGCTGTTGAAGAATTAAAGACTCCATCAG GTGATGCTGGGAAGCTCGTGGATTCGTACATATCAGGAAAAATATTGCAGCTCAAAGAACAGATTGCAACACTTGAAAAGCGTGAAGAGAG GTATAAGACTGTTTTTGCAGATAGAATTTCAGTGTTTAGGAGGGCTTGCTGCGAACTTTTTGGCTACAAG ATTGTGATGGATGAACACCAGCGAGCTGATGGAATTCCGGTTACACGGTTTATCCTCCAATCAATATATGCACAAAGTGATGATGAGAAACTGCAATTTGAGTATGAATCTGGGAATACAAACATTTTG GCGAATAATTATACCTCTCAACCTGAGTTATCTCGTCAG GTTGAGATATTTATCCGGAAGATGAACTCGATTCCAGCTTTTACTGCAAACTTAACTGTGGAGTCCTTCAATAGGCGAACGCTTTCATAA